GCCGCGAGCTCCAGACGTCGAGGACGTCGCCGTCGAGGCTCACGATCGCGACCGCGGTCGTCGTCCCGGGGTCGACGCCGACGATGACGTGGTCGCGCCGTTTCGCCAGCGGGCGGAACTCGATGCCGTCCCGCCGGAGTCGCTCGATTTCGATCCGGACGTCGCCCGAGCGACGGGTCGAGACGGGGATGTCGGCTGGTCGGGCCTCGACCGTGAAGACGGCATTCGCGTAGCCGCCGTAGGCCTCACGGATCTCCGTCTCGTACTCGAGGTTCGCCGCCTCGAGTGCTCCCTCCACCTCGCGGGCTTCGCGCTTGACCGCGCCGTGGATGCGTCGGGTGTACCGGTCGGCGCTCCAGCCGCCCTTGCCGGTCGAGCGACCCCTCGAGACCTTGACCTCCGTGGTGTCGGTGAACGCGGAGACCTCGTGACCGACGTTGTGGGCGGCCAGCCGGGCGGCGGCCTCGGCTTCGGCCATCGGCTCTTTGGCGTAGGGGATGCCGTGACGCTTTGCGACCCGCGAGAGCGGTTCGGGCTGCTCGGCACCCGTCACCTGGACGAGCTTCGTTTCGGCGGGAAGCGAGCCCAGAAATCGGACGAGCGCGTCCTTATCCGTCGCGAGCTCGTACATGTTGTCCGTCGCGACGATGGCGGGCTCCTCGGCCTCGATCAACCGACACAGCTTCCGGTAGGAGACGACGTCGCGCTCGAGGTCCTCGCCGTCGTAGACGACCAGCGCGTAGGAGGGCGAGTCACCACGCACGTCGCCGCTCTGGATGTCGACCCCGAAAACGACCGCGTCCAGCGCACTCGTTCGCGTGCTCACGGACGGTGGTAAGGGGTACCGCGGTATAAATCCGGCGCGGGACTCGAGTCGAGGTCGAGACCGACTCGAGTGTTTCGTCACGGACGACCCAGCCGAGCGATTGATGTGGGCCGAGTGTCTATGTTCATGGAGGTGGCCATGGCCATGGGAAAATCGGAAAAGACCGTCGTCCAGACCGCACTCTCCCCGGAGGAGTACGAACGGTTCCGAGCGATCGCGCAGCGAGAGGACAAGACGCTCAAGGAGGCGTTGCGGGACGCGGCGAAGGAGTACGTCGGCTCGAGGGATCGACCGGACCCGGACGATCCGTTCTTCTCGTACCGGCCGCCGGAGGTCGACGACGAACGCGTGACGGCCACGAAGACTGACGAGTACCTGTACGGAGACAAATGACGACGACGCGATTCGAGCCGTTGCAGGACGGACCGACGCCACTCTTTCTCGATACGAGCGGGCTGTTCGCGTACTTTCATCCACGGGCAGACGAGCACGAGGAGACGAAGGCGTTCTTCGACCGGATTGTGACGGGATCGACTCCGTATCGACCGCTCTACACGAACACCTACGTCGTCGACGAACTCGTCACGCTACTCCAGTCGAAGGCGACGCCGTCGATCGCGTGGGAGGCG
This portion of the Natronobeatus ordinarius genome encodes:
- a CDS encoding type II toxin-antitoxin system VapC family toxin, whose product is MTTTRFEPLQDGPTPLFLDTSGLFAYFHPRADEHEETKAFFDRIVTGSTPYRPLYTNTYVVDELVTLLQSKATPSIAWEAFERIVESGAIELVYENESRFDAVGDALERYDDHGISFTDHMIAVTMRELNVDHVLAYDGDFETLGLTVVPR